One part of the Candidatus Deferrimicrobiaceae bacterium genome encodes these proteins:
- a CDS encoding YbaK/EbsC family protein has product MEARGEREVRACLEAHGVRGEIRTFEESTHNAELAARELGVELGQIANTILLLVDGAPVVVVISGDQRIDFKKVKALRKGKKVRLAGPDEVVAHTGFAVGAVSPVALPEGVPIYLDSSLLRYETIYPAAGETNNMFETTTGELLSLSGAAEADLAR; this is encoded by the coding sequence ATGGAGGCGCGAGGGGAGCGGGAGGTCCGGGCCTGCCTGGAGGCACACGGCGTCCGCGGAGAGATCCGCACCTTCGAGGAGTCGACCCACAACGCGGAGCTCGCCGCGCGGGAACTCGGGGTCGAACTGGGCCAGATCGCCAATACGATCCTGCTGCTCGTCGATGGGGCGCCCGTGGTCGTAGTGATCTCCGGGGACCAGCGGATCGATTTCAAGAAGGTCAAGGCCCTTCGGAAAGGCAAGAAGGTCCGGCTGGCGGGCCCCGACGAGGTGGTCGCCCACACGGGGTTCGCCGTCGGCGCCGTCTCGCCGGTGGCGCTCCCCGAAGGGGTGCCGATCTACCTCGACTCCTCGCTCCTCCGCTATGAGACGATCTACCCCGCCGCCGGGGAGACGAACAACATGTTCGAGACGACCACCGGGGAGCTGCTCTCCCTGTCCGGAGCGGCCGAAGCCGACCTCGCCCGCTGA